Proteins encoded in a region of the Flavobacteriaceae bacterium HL-DH10 genome:
- a CDS encoding glycoside hydrolase family 127 protein, with protein sequence MKNYKSLVCLTLSFYALCTTNVTAQSGDQILDGIGETGLIARYVFAGDVKDWSRNNLHGSVDASKIKFVDDEKFGKVISLSGNNKAYVSIPAGAVTGEESLSISTWVYLRSTETGQYVFDFGKNNNSHVFVAPLGIKNKKENIAEIITESGKNYKTTATALEANKWNHLVLVMDIPSKTISSYVNGKQVSETKNVELDLEKLFNNKSKKKNALYIGKSLGSNHTFLDANLFDFRIYRIPLTEKQIGGIYRNALGITETVVNETKGPVDDLPKFSRSNSQLYNQFLTSVPNIEVETVIGNLPRLPRYVKGEYKTEVEGPEVRIIWPAPTDNRDVLKTGQYVVTGRVSGTDFKPKAFVTVVDANESKTPNRKLEVFNLDQVALKSDLHGHNTKFIENRDKFVTTLSETNPDDFLYMFRNAFGEKQPKNASALGVWDTQETKLRGHATGHYLTAIAQAYASTGYDKKLQKIFDDKMTYMVDVLYKLSQMSGKPKEAGGTFVSDPTAVPPGANRTGFDSDLSEDGIRTDYWNWGEGFISAYPPDQFIMLENGANYGGQKTQIWAPYYTLHKILAGLMDIYEISGNEKALEVAKGMGSWVHARLSKLPTETLISMWNSYIAGEFGGMNEAMARLYRITNEQRYFETAQLFDNIKMFYGDANHSHGLAKNVDTFRGLHANQHIPQIMGALETYRDSDASEYYHIADNFWYKTVNDYMYSIGGVAGARNPANAECFIAQPATIYKNGLSSGGQNETCATYNMLKLSRNLFLFDPRAELMDYYERGLYNHILASVAEDSPANTYHVPLRPGSMKHFGNPDMKGFTCCNGTALESSTKLQNSIYFKSTDNNSLYVNLYVPSTLNWTEKNVIIEQSTAFPKEDHTLLTIKGKGKFDINVRVPHWATKGFFMKINGKNKKVDAKPGSYFTLCRKWKSGDTIELTMPFQFHLESVMDQENIASLFYGPILLAAQEPEARKDWRKVTFDVKDLSKSIKGDPKKLEFTIDDAVFKPFYETYGRHSVYLNVNLK encoded by the coding sequence ATGAAAAACTATAAGTCATTAGTTTGTTTAACACTTAGTTTTTATGCCTTGTGTACAACAAATGTAACGGCACAAAGCGGTGATCAAATTTTGGATGGTATTGGAGAAACCGGATTAATTGCACGCTATGTATTTGCTGGTGATGTAAAAGACTGGTCTAGAAATAATCTTCATGGTAGTGTTGATGCCTCTAAAATTAAATTCGTAGATGATGAAAAATTTGGAAAAGTAATTTCTTTATCAGGAAACAATAAAGCATATGTTTCTATTCCTGCAGGCGCAGTTACAGGAGAAGAATCTTTGAGTATTTCTACTTGGGTTTACTTGCGATCAACAGAAACAGGCCAATATGTATTCGACTTTGGAAAAAACAACAATTCACATGTGTTTGTTGCTCCGCTAGGCATCAAAAATAAAAAAGAAAATATAGCTGAGATTATTACTGAATCTGGAAAAAATTACAAAACAACAGCTACTGCATTAGAGGCTAATAAATGGAATCATTTAGTGTTAGTAATGGATATTCCATCTAAAACGATAAGCTCGTATGTAAATGGTAAACAAGTAAGCGAAACTAAAAATGTAGAATTAGATTTAGAGAAATTATTTAACAATAAGTCTAAGAAAAAAAACGCACTATATATAGGAAAATCATTGGGTTCTAATCATACTTTCCTTGATGCTAATTTATTTGATTTCAGAATATATAGAATACCGTTGACTGAAAAGCAAATAGGTGGAATTTACCGTAATGCTTTAGGAATTACGGAAACAGTTGTAAATGAAACAAAAGGTCCAGTAGATGATTTACCTAAATTCTCTAGAAGCAATTCTCAGCTTTACAACCAATTTTTAACAAGTGTTCCAAATATTGAAGTAGAAACAGTTATTGGAAATTTACCTAGGCTTCCGCGTTATGTAAAAGGGGAATATAAAACGGAGGTTGAAGGTCCAGAAGTGCGTATTATTTGGCCAGCTCCAACCGACAATAGAGATGTACTTAAAACAGGGCAATATGTTGTAACAGGACGTGTATCTGGTACAGACTTTAAACCAAAGGCATTTGTTACAGTTGTAGATGCCAATGAATCTAAAACACCTAACAGAAAATTAGAAGTTTTTAATTTAGATCAAGTAGCATTAAAATCTGATCTTCATGGGCACAACACAAAATTTATTGAGAACCGTGATAAGTTCGTAACAACGCTTTCTGAAACGAATCCAGACGATTTCTTATATATGTTTCGTAACGCTTTTGGAGAAAAACAACCTAAAAACGCATCTGCTTTGGGGGTTTGGGATACACAAGAAACAAAATTACGTGGTCATGCCACAGGGCATTATTTAACGGCTATTGCACAAGCATACGCAAGTACAGGTTACGACAAGAAACTTCAGAAAATTTTTGATGATAAAATGACTTATATGGTCGATGTGTTATACAAATTATCACAAATGTCCGGAAAACCTAAAGAAGCCGGTGGCACTTTTGTTTCAGATCCAACAGCAGTACCGCCGGGAGCGAATAGAACTGGTTTTGATTCCGATTTAAGTGAAGATGGTATAAGAACAGATTACTGGAATTGGGGAGAAGGATTTATTAGCGCTTATCCACCAGATCAATTCATCATGCTAGAAAATGGTGCAAATTATGGGGGACAGAAAACTCAAATTTGGGCACCTTATTATACGTTGCATAAAATACTTGCTGGATTAATGGATATATACGAAATAAGTGGAAACGAAAAAGCTTTAGAAGTAGCAAAAGGTATGGGAAGCTGGGTGCATGCTAGACTTAGTAAGTTGCCAACAGAAACACTTATTAGTATGTGGAACAGTTACATTGCCGGAGAATTTGGTGGTATGAATGAGGCTATGGCTAGATTGTACAGGATAACAAATGAGCAACGTTATTTTGAAACCGCTCAGTTATTTGATAATATCAAAATGTTTTATGGTGATGCGAATCATTCACACGGTTTAGCTAAAAACGTAGATACTTTCCGCGGATTGCATGCCAACCAACATATTCCTCAAATTATGGGAGCGCTAGAAACATACCGCGATTCTGATGCTTCAGAATATTACCATATTGCCGATAATTTTTGGTATAAAACGGTTAACGATTATATGTACAGTATTGGTGGTGTTGCAGGTGCAAGAAATCCAGCGAATGCAGAATGTTTTATAGCACAACCAGCAACCATTTACAAAAATGGTTTGTCGTCTGGAGGACAAAATGAAACTTGTGCAACATACAACATGTTAAAGCTATCAAGAAATCTGTTTCTATTTGATCCTCGTGCAGAGTTAATGGATTATTACGAACGTGGTTTATACAACCATATTCTTGCTTCTGTTGCAGAAGATAGTCCAGCAAACACGTATCATGTGCCATTAAGACCTGGATCTATGAAACACTTTGGCAATCCAGATATGAAAGGTTTTACTTGTTGTAATGGCACGGCACTTGAGAGTAGCACAAAACTTCAGAATTCCATTTATTTTAAAAGTACTGATAATAATAGTTTGTATGTAAATCTTTATGTACCATCTACTTTAAACTGGACAGAAAAAAATGTTATAATAGAGCAATCAACTGCTTTTCCAAAAGAAGATCATACACTTTTAACCATCAAAGGAAAAGGGAAATTTGATATTAACGTGCGTGTACCACATTGGGCAACCAAAGGCTTTTTTATGAAAATAAATGGAAAAAACAAAAAAGTGGATGCCAAACCAGGAAGCTATTTCACTTTATGCCGTAAGTGGAAAAGTGGAGATACTATTGAATTAACTATGCCATTTCAATTTCATTTAGAATCAGTTATGGATCAAGAAAATATTGCCAGTTTATTTTACGGACCTATTTTATTAGCGGCTCAAGAACCTGAAGCTAGAAAAGATTGGCGCAAAGTAACCTTTGACGTTAAAGACCTTAGTAAATCCATAAAAGGAGATCCTAAAAAGTTAGAGTTTACTATAGATGATGCTGTTTTTAAACCCTTTTATGAAACATACGGACGTCATTCAGTTTATCTTAATGTCAACTTAAAATAG
- a CDS encoding DUF885 family protein — MNYKTLKSYYFLIIFLLSMVVTAQSNLIDLVNTFSADKRALNTFYNNKESEEYYQRFTTLYKIWDEKIEAIDFENLTQQEKVDYLLLKNLIAKESYFLNIDYKAFKEVAYVADFTKEIYPFLIERRRGKKPKAQALGTILHKASKTLEKQIKESNEKPFENWLMAEKASKVIKSFNKALKEAYSFYYGYDPDFTWWVEKPYENLSSKLKEYADSLKDNYSKSSIKDDGSGIVGRPIGREALIESLNFEYIPYTPEDMIKTAKKQFDWCKEEMIKASKELGYGTNWKAALEHVKDTYVPVGEQPQVITDLYNQSVDFIEERDLITFPEMAKETWGMIMMTPERQKVNPFFTGGWEISISYPTQDMSEDDKMMSMRGNNPNFSRATVQHELLPGHNLQFFMNARNKSYRKTFDTPFWMEGWALYWEINLWNKEFPKTPEQKLGMLFWRIHRCARIVFSLKYHLGEMTPQECIDMLVDEVGHEYANAEAEVRRSFATSYTPPLYQMAYMTGGLQFYALRNEMLAKGWTEKQFHDRVLKENMMPIELLRSLLQDLPLNKNYKTNWKFSTEFK, encoded by the coding sequence ATGAACTATAAAACTTTAAAATCATATTATTTTTTAATCATTTTTCTTTTATCTATGGTAGTAACTGCCCAAAGTAATTTAATAGACCTAGTAAACACGTTTTCAGCAGATAAACGTGCTTTAAATACGTTCTATAATAATAAAGAATCTGAAGAATATTATCAACGATTTACAACCTTATATAAAATCTGGGATGAAAAAATCGAAGCTATCGATTTTGAAAATTTGACGCAACAAGAAAAGGTAGACTATTTGCTTTTAAAAAATCTAATCGCAAAAGAAAGCTACTTTTTAAATATAGATTACAAAGCTTTTAAGGAAGTTGCTTATGTTGCAGATTTCACTAAAGAAATTTATCCGTTTTTAATAGAAAGAAGACGTGGTAAAAAACCAAAAGCACAAGCCCTAGGAACCATATTACACAAGGCAAGTAAAACTTTAGAAAAGCAAATTAAAGAAAGTAATGAAAAACCTTTTGAAAACTGGTTAATGGCTGAAAAGGCTTCTAAAGTTATTAAATCTTTTAACAAAGCGCTAAAAGAAGCCTATTCTTTTTATTACGGCTACGATCCCGATTTTACGTGGTGGGTAGAAAAACCTTATGAAAATTTATCAAGTAAATTAAAAGAATATGCCGATTCACTTAAAGACAATTACTCTAAATCTAGCATTAAAGATGACGGTAGCGGAATTGTTGGAAGACCTATAGGGAGAGAAGCACTTATTGAAAGTTTAAATTTTGAATATATTCCTTATACGCCAGAAGATATGATAAAAACTGCAAAAAAGCAGTTTGACTGGTGTAAAGAAGAAATGATAAAAGCTTCAAAGGAATTAGGTTACGGAACCAACTGGAAAGCAGCTTTAGAACACGTTAAAGACACCTATGTACCTGTTGGAGAACAACCTCAAGTCATTACGGACCTATACAATCAATCTGTTGACTTTATTGAAGAAAGAGATTTAATTACTTTCCCAGAAATGGCTAAAGAAACTTGGGGTATGATTATGATGACTCCAGAACGCCAAAAAGTGAACCCTTTCTTTACGGGTGGTTGGGAAATAAGCATCTCCTACCCTACACAAGATATGAGTGAAGATGATAAGATGATGAGCATGCGTGGTAATAATCCTAATTTCTCAAGAGCCACAGTCCAACACGAATTATTACCTGGACACAACCTTCAGTTTTTCATGAACGCACGTAATAAAAGCTATCGTAAAACATTCGATACACCATTTTGGATGGAAGGATGGGCTTTATACTGGGAAATAAATTTATGGAACAAAGAATTCCCTAAAACACCAGAACAAAAACTAGGGATGTTATTTTGGAGAATTCATAGATGTGCCCGTATTGTTTTTTCATTAAAATATCATTTAGGAGAGATGACTCCTCAAGAATGTATTGATATGTTAGTAGATGAAGTGGGACACGAATATGCTAATGCAGAAGCTGAAGTTAGACGTTCATTTGCGACAAGTTATACACCACCATTGTACCAAATGGCATATATGACAGGTGGTTTACAATTTTATGCTTTGCGAAATGAAATGTTAGCAAAAGGTTGGACCGAGAAACAATTTCATGATCGTGTTTTAAAAGAAAACATGATGCCTATTGAGTTATTAAGAAGCTTATTACAGGACTTACCATTAAATAAAAATTATAAAACGAATTGGAAATTCTCAACAGAATTTAAATAG
- a CDS encoding DPP IV N-terminal domain-containing protein — protein sequence MKKVTLKTSVFVTFFCCISMHSQGTLKEYKKAIAVDSLFRDKVFNTPSTFYWVSTNELWYVNNSKEGKEYLFVNAETKQQKPVFNHKKLAEVLTKKTNETVNYNNINIKNLKLDSESNNLNFNFKNLQLSCNLDTYDLTILDTIKEKKDRDSRYWGDFFDETKNKNVPSPDASKIAYIKNSNLYIKDIKTNAETQLSYDGTKGNYYSTYIKWSPDSKKIMAYKVKPGEDHKIYFIESSPKDQLQPKLQTRDYLKPGDELPFKSPQLFLIDSKEHIKIPTDEFSSQYAISRIDWRADSRAFTFEYNQRGHQAYKVINVNAETGKLSVLINETSKTFIDYSSKKFRYDIEDGKQIVWTSERDGWNHVYLYNGDGTVKKQLTKGKWVVRKVIHVDEKNKEIYFTASGLDRNQDPYFIHYCKIDFDGKNFKRLTSENGNHKVTFSKDYKYFVDQYSRVDKPATTLLKTTDGANKLLEIQKGDDSELIKQGWKAPEVFTAKGRDGETDIWGIIVRPTTFDPNRSYPIIEYIYAGPHDSFVPKDFRPYYWSMTSLAELGFIVVQIDGMGTSNRSKAFHDVCWQNLKDGGFPDRKLWMKAAAKKYPYMNVDKVGIHGTSAGGQNAGAALVFNSDFYDVAVASCGCHDNRMDKMWWNEQFMGYPIGPHYEACSNVENAAQLGGNLMLILGEVDDNVDPASTMQFANALIKANKDFELVTVPGMAHSAGGDYGERKRKDFFVKHLLNITPPSWDTTYKQ from the coding sequence ATGAAAAAGGTAACCCTAAAAACAAGTGTCTTTGTAACGTTTTTTTGTTGTATTTCAATGCACAGTCAAGGTACTTTGAAAGAATATAAAAAAGCGATTGCCGTAGATTCTTTATTTAGAGATAAAGTTTTTAATACACCATCAACATTCTACTGGGTGTCTACTAACGAATTATGGTATGTAAATAATTCAAAAGAAGGAAAGGAATATTTATTTGTAAATGCCGAAACGAAACAACAAAAACCAGTTTTTAATCATAAAAAACTAGCAGAGGTTTTAACTAAAAAGACAAATGAAACAGTAAATTACAACAATATAAATATTAAAAACTTAAAGTTAGATTCAGAAAGTAATAATCTTAATTTCAACTTTAAAAACCTACAGTTGTCTTGTAATTTAGACACTTACGATTTAACTATTTTAGATACAATCAAGGAAAAAAAAGATAGAGACTCTAGATATTGGGGCGATTTTTTTGATGAAACTAAAAATAAAAATGTGCCTTCTCCAGATGCATCTAAAATTGCTTACATAAAGAATTCAAATCTTTATATAAAAGATATTAAAACGAATGCCGAAACTCAATTGAGTTATGATGGTACAAAGGGAAATTACTATTCAACTTATATAAAATGGTCTCCCGATAGCAAAAAAATTATGGCTTATAAAGTAAAACCTGGTGAAGATCATAAAATTTACTTTATAGAGTCTAGTCCGAAAGACCAACTTCAGCCAAAATTACAAACACGAGATTATTTAAAACCCGGAGACGAACTACCTTTTAAAAGTCCTCAATTATTCTTAATTGATTCGAAAGAACATATAAAAATTCCAACAGATGAATTTAGTAGCCAATATGCTATTTCTAGAATAGATTGGAGAGCAGATAGCAGAGCTTTTACTTTTGAGTATAATCAACGAGGACACCAAGCTTATAAGGTTATTAATGTTAATGCAGAAACTGGTAAATTAAGTGTTTTAATAAATGAAACAAGCAAGACATTTATTGACTATAGTAGTAAAAAATTTAGATATGATATTGAAGATGGCAAACAAATTGTTTGGACTTCAGAGCGTGATGGTTGGAATCATGTTTACTTATATAATGGAGATGGCACAGTAAAGAAGCAACTAACTAAAGGAAAATGGGTTGTTAGAAAAGTGATCCATGTAGATGAAAAAAATAAAGAAATTTATTTTACAGCCAGCGGATTAGATAGAAATCAAGACCCCTATTTTATACATTATTGCAAAATAGATTTTGATGGTAAAAATTTTAAACGTCTTACTTCAGAAAATGGTAATCACAAAGTAACTTTTTCTAAAGATTATAAGTATTTCGTAGACCAATACTCTAGGGTAGATAAGCCTGCAACAACACTTTTAAAAACTACAGACGGCGCCAATAAATTATTAGAAATTCAAAAAGGTGATGATTCCGAACTAATCAAACAGGGTTGGAAAGCTCCAGAGGTTTTTACAGCAAAAGGTAGAGATGGTGAAACAGATATTTGGGGCATTATTGTAAGACCAACAACATTCGATCCAAACCGCAGCTACCCAATTATTGAGTATATTTATGCAGGACCCCACGATTCGTTTGTACCTAAAGATTTTCGACCTTATTACTGGTCAATGACATCGTTAGCAGAGTTAGGTTTTATTGTCGTTCAAATAGACGGTATGGGAACTTCAAACAGATCTAAAGCATTTCATGATGTTTGCTGGCAAAATTTAAAAGACGGTGGTTTTCCTGACAGAAAACTTTGGATGAAAGCTGCTGCAAAAAAATACCCGTATATGAATGTAGATAAAGTAGGTATACACGGAACTTCTGCTGGAGGTCAAAATGCAGGTGCTGCTTTGGTTTTTAATTCAGATTTTTACGATGTAGCTGTAGCTTCATGTGGATGTCATGACAATAGAATGGATAAAATGTGGTGGAACGAACAGTTTATGGGCTATCCTATTGGACCACATTATGAAGCCTGCTCTAATGTAGAAAATGCAGCCCAGTTAGGAGGAAATTTAATGCTAATTTTAGGAGAAGTAGATGATAATGTTGATCCTGCTTCAACAATGCAGTTTGCTAATGCTTTAATAAAAGCGAATAAAGATTTTGAATTAGTAACCGTACCGGGAATGGCACATTCTGCTGGTGGCGATTATGGAGAACGTAAAAGAAAAGACTTTTTTGTAAAACATCTTTTAAATATAACACCACCTTCTTGGGATACTACATACAAACAATAA
- a CDS encoding Xaa-Pro peptidase family protein, which translates to MNKFGIGGSTIEAELNAIKPTAHLIKPIQKTEYKNRIIKACELMVAQNVKAIYLNAGTNLLYFTGTHWHSSERMVGAILLSTGAIHYIAPNFEKGTIRDFMMMEGPIHCWEEHESPFTLFNNILKSEGISEGEVLIDESTPFFIYEGILNASETLTISNAKSIISACRMIKSEAEISIMQSLMDITLEVHKATARILRVGITAKEVEDFIHEAHKRYGVVSGSYFCIVLFGIDSSFPHGVKTPKPLEMNDIVLVDTGCSVHDYISDLTRTYVFGEATDYQRKIWNIEKEAQIAAFNASKSGNTCGIVDVAARNTITSHGLGPDYNLPGCPHRTGHGIGLDIHEYPYILKGNETILKSGMCYSVEPMICVPNQFGIRLEDHIYMTTDGPKWFTQPAYSIENPFGIKG; encoded by the coding sequence ATGAATAAATTCGGAATAGGAGGTTCAACCATTGAAGCAGAATTAAATGCCATAAAACCTACGGCGCATTTAATAAAACCTATCCAGAAGACAGAATATAAAAATAGAATTATCAAAGCTTGTGAGCTTATGGTAGCTCAAAACGTAAAAGCAATTTATTTAAATGCTGGAACGAATTTACTCTATTTTACAGGAACACATTGGCATTCTAGCGAACGAATGGTTGGAGCCATTTTATTATCAACTGGTGCAATACATTATATAGCTCCTAATTTTGAAAAAGGTACTATTAGAGATTTTATGATGATGGAAGGACCAATTCATTGTTGGGAAGAACATGAAAGTCCGTTTACATTATTTAACAATATTCTTAAATCTGAAGGTATTTCAGAAGGTGAAGTTTTAATTGATGAGAGCACTCCTTTTTTCATTTATGAAGGTATATTAAATGCGTCAGAAACGTTAACCATAAGCAATGCTAAATCTATCATTTCAGCATGTAGAATGATTAAATCTGAAGCTGAAATTTCTATTATGCAATCCTTAATGGACATCACATTAGAAGTTCATAAAGCAACAGCTAGAATATTAAGAGTTGGTATTACTGCTAAAGAAGTGGAAGATTTTATACATGAAGCTCACAAACGTTATGGAGTGGTTTCGGGTTCTTATTTCTGTATTGTTTTATTTGGTATAGACAGCTCATTTCCTCATGGTGTAAAAACACCAAAACCTTTAGAAATGAATGATATTGTTTTGGTAGACACAGGTTGTTCGGTTCACGATTATATTTCAGATCTTACAAGAACCTATGTTTTTGGAGAAGCTACTGATTACCAGCGCAAGATTTGGAATATCGAAAAAGAAGCTCAAATAGCAGCCTTTAATGCTTCAAAATCAGGAAATACTTGTGGAATAGTAGATGTTGCTGCCAGAAACACAATAACGTCTCACGGTCTTGGTCCAGATTACAACCTTCCAGGATGTCCACACAGAACTGGCCACGGCATTGGTTTAGATATTCACGAATATCCATATATTCTAAAAGGAAACGAAACTATTTTAAAATCTGGAATGTGTTATAGTGTCGAGCCTATGATTTGTGTTCCAAATCAATTTGGTATTCGATTAGAAGATCACATTTATATGACTACAGACGGACCAAAATGGTTTACGCAACCAGCCTATTCTATTGAAAATCCATTTGGTATTAAAGGTTAA
- a CDS encoding DUF5695 domain-containing protein, giving the protein MNKKIKHSYYIVLFLIATSSIQAQGYWSRIEEKEPTLGIADVYQKFNTPDFQLKLVKASQTVAGLKPIKDLNFDFTPSDRLEIRDKDGLYHLGDINLRIKEIDRDWKSYSTAAKRSAVTPIEPFGTIVAGADLANTLPNDIPVTIKRFYEIDNDKLVLRFEIINKSANNIEIGALGIPMIFNNILEGKSLNETHAQNVFFDPYIGMDAGYLEVKRLSGRGPSLLVLPQKNMAFEAYRPLLDDPTPRSIVFEGFHEWMVYSKAYGDNEWKGVNEWNTPTSLILKPNESKDFSLRFVLSEGIKAIQNTLVKEEQPVATSIPGYVLPLDIESQLFLNYKSNVSSFEVEPKDALKIKEEGLTDKGLKKYKVHGKKWGRARLTINYENGVKQTINYKVIKPETEVIKDFGHFLTTKQWFDEPNDPFQRNPSVISYDYETKKQVTKDSRSWISGLSDEGGAGSWLAAIMKQLIQPDKEEIKKLEQFVDSTLWGVIQYKEGKNKYGVKKSVFYYEPDSLPKGTYSDDENYKSWTAWDHKHANDPGRSYNYPHVAAAYWTMYRLARYHEGLVDNRTWDWYLKQAYHTTIAMVDQAPYYAQFGQMEGSVFLYILKDLKTENYTEMASDLEARMKERADHWKALDYPFGSEMPWDSTGQEEVYMWSDYFGYHWKANITLNAILAYMPTMPHWAYNGNARRYWDFLYGGKLSRVERQIHHYGSSLNAIPVLKQYRKTNDFYLLKVGYGGLLGGISNITQDGFGSAAFHSYPTELRIDYLSGDYGSGFYGYAVNTSTYIVNDENLGWVAFGGNLNTKKEVVEVNITTAAKSKVYIASKKLWLTLDAGTFEKVTYNTKTDTVEITLNSADKFTPKAYLRSNNDLELPFAKVRGAFEIPLQKNSMTIKL; this is encoded by the coding sequence ATGAATAAGAAAATAAAACACAGCTATTATATTGTATTATTTTTAATAGCAACAAGCTCTATTCAAGCTCAAGGTTATTGGAGCAGAATTGAAGAAAAAGAGCCAACATTAGGCATTGCTGATGTTTATCAAAAATTTAACACACCAGATTTTCAATTAAAATTAGTTAAGGCTTCTCAAACCGTTGCTGGACTAAAACCTATTAAAGATTTAAATTTTGACTTTACGCCTAGTGACCGATTAGAAATTAGAGATAAAGATGGTTTGTATCACTTAGGTGATATCAATTTAAGAATTAAAGAAATTGATAGGGATTGGAAAAGTTACTCAACAGCTGCTAAACGGTCTGCAGTGACACCTATAGAACCATTTGGAACTATCGTTGCTGGAGCCGATTTGGCAAACACCTTACCTAACGATATTCCTGTCACAATTAAACGTTTTTACGAAATTGATAATGACAAATTGGTATTACGATTTGAAATAATAAATAAATCGGCAAATAACATCGAAATCGGCGCTTTAGGAATTCCTATGATTTTCAATAATATTTTAGAAGGAAAATCATTAAACGAAACACATGCTCAAAATGTATTTTTCGATCCTTATATCGGTATGGATGCAGGATATTTAGAAGTAAAAAGACTGAGTGGTCGAGGTCCATCACTTTTAGTTTTACCTCAAAAAAACATGGCTTTTGAAGCGTATCGCCCGTTATTAGACGACCCGACTCCTAGAAGTATCGTTTTTGAAGGATTTCACGAATGGATGGTATATAGTAAAGCTTATGGTGATAATGAGTGGAAAGGAGTTAACGAATGGAATACGCCAACATCATTAATTTTAAAACCAAATGAATCTAAAGATTTTTCTTTAAGGTTTGTCCTTTCTGAAGGTATTAAAGCTATTCAAAATACGCTTGTAAAAGAAGAACAACCTGTGGCGACAAGTATACCAGGTTATGTACTTCCATTAGACATTGAGTCTCAATTATTTTTAAATTACAAAAGTAATGTGAGTTCTTTTGAAGTAGAACCTAAAGATGCCCTTAAAATAAAAGAGGAAGGCTTAACAGATAAAGGGCTAAAGAAATATAAAGTTCATGGTAAAAAATGGGGACGTGCTAGACTAACCATTAATTACGAAAATGGAGTAAAACAAACCATAAATTATAAGGTTATCAAACCAGAAACCGAAGTAATAAAAGATTTTGGTCATTTCTTAACTACAAAACAATGGTTTGATGAGCCTAACGATCCATTTCAAAGAAATCCATCTGTAATAAGCTACGATTACGAAACAAAAAAACAAGTAACAAAAGATAGTAGATCTTGGATTAGCGGTTTAAGTGATGAAGGTGGTGCTGGTAGTTGGTTAGCTGCTATTATGAAGCAGTTGATTCAACCAGATAAAGAAGAAATAAAAAAACTAGAACAGTTTGTAGATAGTACACTTTGGGGAGTTATTCAATACAAAGAAGGAAAAAACAAATATGGTGTTAAAAAAAGTGTTTTTTACTATGAGCCAGATTCATTGCCTAAAGGAACTTATAGTGATGATGAAAACTATAAATCGTGGACAGCTTGGGATCATAAACATGCTAATGATCCAGGAAGGTCTTATAATTATCCGCACGTAGCTGCAGCTTATTGGACTATGTACCGTTTGGCAAGATATCACGAAGGTCTAGTTGATAATAGAACTTGGGATTGGTATTTGAAACAAGCTTATCACACGACTATTGCGATGGTAGACCAAGCTCCTTATTATGCGCAGTTTGGCCAAATGGAAGGATCCGTGTTTTTATATATTTTAAAAGATTTAAAAACAGAGAATTATACAGAAATGGCTTCAGATTTAGAAGCTAGAATGAAAGAAAGAGCAGATCATTGGAAAGCTTTAGATTACCCTTTTGGTAGTGAAATGCCTTGGGATTCAACAGGACAAGAAGAAGTATATATGTGGTCTGATTATTTTGGATATCATTGGAAAGCCAATATAACACTTAATGCCATTTTAGCATATATGCCAACCATGCCACATTGGGCATACAATGGAAATGCGCGCAGATATTGGGATTTTTTATATGGCGGAAAACTATCGAGAGTAGAACGACAAATTCACCACTATGGCTCATCCTTAAATGCCATTCCTGTACTTAAACAATACAGGAAAACAAATGATTTTTATTTATTAAAAGTGGGTTATGGAGGGCTTTTAGGTGGTATTTCTAATATTACACAAGATGGTTTTGGTTCCGCAGCGTTTCACTCATACCCTACGGAGCTTAGAATAGACTACTTGTCTGGAGACTATGGTTCTGGGTTTTATGGTTATGCTGTTAATACATCAACTTATATTGTAAATGATGAAAATTTAGGTTGGGTAGCTTTTGGAGGAAATTTAAATACTAAAAAAGAAGTTGTTGAGGTTAATATAACAACAGCTGCAAAATCTAAAGTATATATAGCTTCTAAAAAACTTTGGCTAACATTAGATGCAGGAACATTCGAAAAAGTAACCTATAATACAAAAACAGATACTGTAGAAATCACTTTAAATAGCGCAGATAAGTTTACACCAAAAGCCTATTTAAGATCGAATAATGATTTAGAGCTTCCATTTGCAAAAGTTAGAGGCGCTTTTGAAATTCCATTACAAAAAAACAGTATGACTATTAAGTTGTAA